A genomic stretch from Scheffersomyces stipitis CBS 6054 chromosome 6, complete sequence includes:
- a CDS encoding TFIID subunit (go_component transcription factor complex~go_function RNA polymerase II transcription factor activity~go_process transcription initiation) — translation RRKRKQRLFQKDIENLLFAMGDRPVSTDMSVLALEEILVEYLSDLCHSTMAYSRSQGRSRIKMNDLAFALRNDPLKLARFQYTIEQSYRIEKAKKMFEENTDAVGASVGNQDSDEEEDDEE, via the coding sequence CgtagaaagagaaagcaGAGACTTTTCCAAAAGGACATCGagaacttgttgtttgCAATGGGAGATCGTCCCGTTCTGACGGATATGCTGGTTCTTGCACTTGAAGAGATCTTGGTGGAGTATTTGCTGGACTTATGCCACCTGACCATGGCATATTCCAGATCTCAGGGTAGATCGAGAATCAAGATGAACGACTTAGCTTTTGCGTTGAGGAACGACCCGTTGAAGCTTGCAAGATTCCAGTACACCATCGAGCAGAGTTATCGTATTGAAAAagcgaagaagatgtttgAAGAGAATACAGATGCGGTGGGTGCTAGTGTAGGAAATCAGGATTCAGACGAGGAAGAGGATGACGAAGAg
- the PRB2 gene encoding vacuolar protease B (go_function subtilase activity~go_process proteolysis and peptidolysis) yields the protein MLLSKSVAVSILVAMGVEALVLPSFDDIVDVFGVEKAVPKVNEKTQNVLGLKEAVDGLKDAVDGAKKAVAPFLAGARDLIPHRYIVVLKESASADETAFHKEWVALKHTESLAGLDESHDFFASTKDFKTEGGIVDSFDIGSIVKGYSGFFLESTIDLIRQNPLVAFVEQDSMVYASEFEVEKGAPWGLARVSHREPLTLSSFNQYLYDNNAGKGVTSYVIDTGVNVNHKEFGGRAKWGATIPSGDADVDGNGHGTHCAGTIASSAYGVAKGAEVVAVKVLRSNGSGSMSDVVKGVEFAANAHSAAAKEAKKGFKGSTANMSLGGGKSPALDLAVNAAVKAGIHFAVAAGNENQDACNTSPAAAENAITVGASTLDDSRAYFSNYGKCVDIFAPGLNIVSTYIGSDTATATLSGTSMASPHIAGLLSYFVSLQPGADSEFFVAANGVSPSQLKKNLIAYGSTGLLSDIPEDGTPNILAYNGGGHNISEFWGKDAGAELKSAKVDARIADIEGKIGSLLSKVDSKQILDDVKALVDVAYEKLQEN from the coding sequence ATGTTGCTTTCCAAGTCGGTTGCTGTTTCCATCCTCGTTGCCATGGGCGTTGAGGCTTTGGTTCTTCCCTCTTTTGATGATATCGTCGACGTGTTTGGCGTCGAGAAGGCCGTTCCAAAAGTCAACGAAAAGACCCAGAACGTCTTGGGCTTGAAGGAAGCCGTCGACGGCCTCAAGGACGCTGTTGATGGAGCCAAGAAAGCTGTGGCTCCCTTCCTTGCCGGTGCCAGAGACCTCATTCCCCACAGATACATCGTTGTCTTGAAGGAGTCTGCCTCTGCCGACGAAACTGCCTTCCACAAGGAATGGGTTGCCTTGAAGCACACCGAGTCGTTGGCTGGTCTCGACGAAAGTCACGATTTTTTCGCTTCCACCAAGGACTTCAAGACTGAGGGCGGTATTGTTGACTCGTTTGACATTGGCTCCATCGTCAAGGGTTACTCCGGTTTCTTCCTTGAGTCCACCATCGACTTGATTCGTCAGAACCCATTGGTTGCTttcgttgaacaagacTCCATGGTCTATGCCTCGGAAttcgaagttgaaaagGGTGCTCCATGGGGTTTGGCCAGAGTCTCTCACAGAGAGCCATTGACCTTAAGCTCGTTCAATCAGTACTTGTACGACAACAACGCTGGTAAGGGTGTGACTTCTTACGTCATCGACACCGGTGTTAACGTCAACCACAAGGAATTCGGTGGAAGAGCCAAGTGGGGTGCCACCATTCCTTCTGGTGATGCTGATGTTGATGGTAATGGTCACGGTACCCACTGTGCTGGTACCATTGCCTCTTCCGCCTATGGTGTGGCCAAGGGTGCTGAAGTTGTCGCTGTCAAGGTGTTGAGATCCAACGGTTCCGGTTCCATGTCTGATGTAGTTAAAGGTGTTGAATTCGCTGCCAATGCCCattctgctgctgccaagGAGGCCAAGAAGGGCTTCAAGGGTTCCACTGCCAACATGTCGTTGGGTGGAGGCAAGTCTCCAGCTTTGGATTTGGCTGTTAACGCTGCTGTCAAGGCCGGTATCCATTTcgctgttgctgctggtaacGAAAACCAAGATGCATGTAACACTTCtcctgctgctgctgaGAACGCCATCACTGTCGGGGCTTCGACTCTTGATGACTCCAGAGCTTACTTCTCTAACTACGGTAAGTGTGTTGACATCTTTGCTCCAGGTTTGAATATTGTTTCTACCTACATTGGTTCCGACACTGCCACAGCAACCTTGTCTGGTACTTCGATGGCTTCTCCACACATTGCTGGTTTGTTGTCGTACTTTGTTTCGTTGCAACCAGGTGCAGACTCTGAGTTCTTTGTGGCAGCTAACGGTGTTTCTCCATCccagttgaagaagaacttgattgcCTACGGTTCCACAGGTTTGTTGAGTGACATCCCTGAAGATGGAACTCCTAACATCTTGGCTTACAATGGTGGAGGACACAACATATCCGAATTCTGGGGTAAGGATGCTGGTGCTGAGCTCAAGTCGGCTAAGGTTGACGCCAGAATCGCCGACATCGAAGGCAAGATTGGTTCCTTGTTATCAAAGGTTGACTCCAAGCAGATTCTTGACGATGTCAAGGCTTTGGTAGACGTTGCCTATGAAAAGTTGCAGGAAAACTAG
- the ERG5 gene encoding cytochrome P450 (go_process electron transport), which translates to MSFNTTSPLAVGYKNAQQYLDIETFITKAQETYSSLTWIQLIFSVIAIILSYDQIMYQIRKGSIAGPRFKIWPIIGPFLESLDPKFEEYKAKWDSGELSCVSIFHKFVVIASSRDLARKILASPKYVKPCVVDVAIKILRPTNWVFLDGKQHTDYRRSLNGLFSQKALEIYIPVQEKYMDIYLDKFTKFDGPREFFPEFRELLCALSLRTFCGDYITEEQIALIADNYYRITAALELVNFPIIIPYTKTWYGKKIADDTMKIFEKCAAMAKVHINEEAGKPACVMDEWIYLMKDAREKHSEDPEAKLLIREFSNKEISEAIFTFLFASQDASSSLACWLFQIVADRPDVVEKIREEQLAVRNNDPSVPLSLDLINEMSYTNNVVKESLRYRPPVLMVPYVVKQSFPVTETYTAPKGSMIIPTLYPALHDPEVYEDPDTFIPERWENATGDMYKRNWLVFGTGPHVCLGKNYVLMLFTGMLGKFVMNADLIHHKTALSEEIKVFATIFPKDDLIMEWKSRNPLEA; encoded by the coding sequence ATGAGTTTCAATACTACTTCGCCTTTGGCTGTCGGTTACAAGAATGCCCAACAGTATCTCGATATCGAGACCTTTATCACAAAGGCTCAAGAGACCTACTCGTCCTTAACATGGATCCAATTGATCTTTTCGGTTATTGCTATTATCTTATCGTATGACCAGATCATGTACCAGATCAGGAAAGGGTCTATTGCCGGTCCCAGATTCAAGATCTGGCCCATCATTGGTCCCTTCTTGGAGTCTTTAGACCCtaagtttgaagaatacaagGCCAAATGGGATTCCGGTGAATTATCGTGTGTTTCTATTTTCCACAAGTTTGTCGTTATTGCATCTTCCAGAGACTTGGCCAGAAAGATTTTGGCTTCCCCCAAGTACGTCAAGCCTTGTGTCGTAGATGTAGCcatcaagatcttgagaCCTACCAACTGGGTCTTCTTAGATGGTAAACAACATACCGACTACAGAAGATCGTTGAACGGTTTATTCTCGCAAAAGGCCTTGGAGATCTACATTCCTGTCCAGGAAAAGTACATGGATATCTACTTAGACAAGTTCACCAAGTTTGATGGACCAAGAGAATTCTTCCCCGAGTTCAGAGAATTGTTGTGTGCCTTGTCGTTGAGAACTTTCTGTGGTGACTACATTACCGAGGAACAAATTGCATTGATCGCTGACAACTACTACCGTATCACCGCTGCCTTGgagttggtcaacttcCCCATTATCATTCCATACACCAAGACTTGGTACGGGAAAAAGATTGCTGACGACACCATGAAGATCTTTGAAAAGTGTGCTGCTATGGCAAAAGTACACATCAACGAAGAGGCTGGTAAACCAGCTTGTGTCATGGACGAGTGGATTTACTTGATGAAGGATGCCAGAGAAAAGCACTCTGAGGATCCTGAAGCCAAGTTGTTAATTCGTGAATTCTCCAATAAGGAAATATCTGAAGCCATCTTCACCTTTTTGTTTGCTTCTCAGGATGCCTCATCGTCTTTGGCCTGTTGGTTGTTCCAAATTGTGGCTGACCGTCCCGATGTTGTAGAAAAGATCAGAGAGGAACAATTGGCTGTTCGTAACAACGACCCTTCTGTGCCTTTGTCGTTagacttgatcaacgaaATGTCGTACACAAATAACGTCGTCAAGGAATCGTTACGTTACCGTCCTCCAGTCTTGATGGTTCCTTACGTAGTCAAGCAAAGCTTCCCTGTAACCGAAACATACACCGCTCCAAAGGGCTCTATGATCATTCCAACCTTGTACCCAGCCTTGCACGACCCAGAAGTGTACGAAGACCCAGACACATTCATTCCTGAAAGATGGGAAAATGCTACTGGCGACATGTACAAGCGTAACTGGTTGGTTTTTGGAACGGGTCCACATGTCTGTTTGGGTAAAAACTACgtgttgatgttgtttaCCGGTATGTTGGGTAAGTTTGTCATGAACGCCGACTTGATCCACCACAAAACTGCTTTGTCCGAGGAAATCAAGGTGTTTGCTACCATTTTCCCCAAGGACGACTTGATTATGGAATGGAAAAGTAGAAACCCCTTGGAAGCTTAA
- a CDS encoding ubiquitin fusion degradation protein (go_component nucleus~go_function nucleic acid binding; zinc ion binding), producing MYIPPFQLRVLPATSQLPSYSDKAILPASVLSRIVDIIPESELPHPLIFKITSSESLGSCYIGVREFSAPEDETVVLPDWIFTKLLEPESVTVELQLKSSISKATSLKLKPLQLYSNITNWKYFLENKLTQYYTTLTSKETLVIEDDNLRYELYIEEINGEAHKPVTASIIDTDIVLDVVPLNDKLASEQQLEFNSNPHNNIVEIESVVEATVHSFLSPKFKPTIYKIDLSKYDSELFIKLDNLAFASSNFDAIFNVDVIAGLDKFVSLENFKYTTMDEDFLLQNRFQHGNTSKATKVIRVDLKDDDILNKLQRAKDESVDGIDDLEKFLYLIPFSWDEEAEVTLTISTCISDILEDNNADIVDTEVPEGHSRCPNCLKLISSNKLVLHESFCLRNNVKCTKCDMVFLKEIPSSHWHCDVCVDFHSDSSLLKFKHTRLYHTNQAYKCNQCSSTEEYGTFIELVTKHKATVCPSKLHQCRFCHLIVPQGQATYQDRFENLTNHENSCGNKTIECYKCNKVFRTKDFQKHLKMHDLDKIQFNEWNKTVFRKCSNVNCIKLLGTEAANDLDLCDLCYGPLYIAQHDPTHIKLQQRIERRYMMQLTKGCGNGWCRNPYCASSYNASAEIKGKPFKELIQLLNEFLFRQISTPSFPINKAHVVEGRNRLWFCVNESVSNKNVMLELISSEGEYDEEIIYKAVNEKNDEQSMRSWLHDNAIKV from the coding sequence ATGTATATTCCTCCTTTTCAGCTTCGTGTCTTGCCGGCGACGAGTCAGTTACCATCTTATTCAGATAAGGCTATTCTACCGGCATCAGTTCTACTgagaattgtagatatcaTTCCAGAGCTGGAATTGCCACATCCattgatcttcaagatcacTTCATCCGAACTGCTCGGAAGTTGCTATATTGGCGTTCGTGAATTTTCGGCTCCGGAGGACGAAACTGTAGTTCTTCCTGATTGGATATTCACAAAGTTGCTTGAGCCGGAGCTGGTGACAGTTGAATTGCAGTTGAAAAGTTCTATTTCTAAGGCAACTTCGCTCAAATTGAAGCCCTTGCAACTTTATTCCAACATCACTAACTGGAAATACTTCTTAGAGAACAAACTCACGCAGTACTATACTACTTTGACCAGCAAAGAGACATTGgttattgaagatgataaTTTGCGGTACGAATTgtacattgaagaaatcaatggCGAGGCTCATAAGCCAGTAACTGCTTCTATAATAGACACGGATATCGTTCTAGACGTAGTTCCGCTAAACGATAAGCTTGCTAGCgaacaacaacttgagtTCAACTCTAATCCACATAACAATATTGTAGAAATAGAGTCAGTAGTAGAAGCTACTGTTCACTCGTTCTTGAGTCCCAAGTTCAAACCAACAATCTACAAAATCGACTTGTCTAAATACGACAGCGAACTCTTCATTAAGCTCGATAACCTTGCCTTCGCTAGTAGCAATTTCGACGCCATTTTCAATGTTGATGTCATTGCTGGCTTGGACAAGTTTGTTAGCTTGgagaacttcaagtacaCTACTATGGATGAGGATTTCTTGCTTCAGAATAGATTTCAACATGGAAACACTAGTAAAGCTACCAAGGTGATCCGAGTTGATCTTAAGGACGATGACATTCTAAACAAGCTCCAGAGGGCTAAAGATGAAAGTGTAGATGGTATAGACGACCTTGAAAAGTTCTTGTATTTGATACCATTTTCTTgggatgaagaagctgaagtcACGTTGACGATCAGTACATGTATTTCTGATATACTTGAGGATAACAACGCAGATATAGTTGATACAGAAGTGCCGGAAGGACACAGTCGTTGTCCCAATTGTTTGAAGCTTATTTCTAGCAACAAGCTCGTCCTCCACGAGTCGTTCTGTTTGAGAAATAACGTCAAATGCACCAAATGCGACATGGTATTCTTGAAAGAGATCCCCCTGTCGCATTGGCATTGTGACGTGTGTGTGGATTTTCATTCGGACTCGAGCCTCTTGAAATTCAAACACACCAGATTGTATCATACCAATCAAGCCTACAAGTGTAACCAATGCTCTTCGACAGAAGAATATGGAACCTTTATAGAATTGGTTACTAAACATAAGGCTACTGTTTGTCCGCTGAAACTTCACCAGTGTCGTTTCTGTCATTTGATTGTACCACAGGGACAGGCTACGTACCAGGATAGGTTTGAAAACTTGACTAACCATGAGAATTCTTGTGGCAACAAGACCATTGAGTGTTACAAGTGCAACAAAGTTTTCCGAACCAAGGACTTTCAAAAGCATCTCAAAATGCATGACTTGGATAAGATCCAGTTCAACGAATGGAATAAGACTGTATTCAGAAAGTGTTCCAACGTGAACTGTATCAAATTATTGGGTACAGAAGCTGCTAATGACTTAGATCTCTGTGACTTGTGCTACGGTCCTTTGTATATAGCCCAACATGACCCTACGCACATTAAGCTACAGCAGAGAATAGAGAGAAGGTATATGATGCAGTTGACCAAAGGGTGTGGCAACGGTTGGTGTCGCAACCCATACTGTGCTTCCTCGTACAACGCTAGTGCGGAAATCAAAGGGAAGCCCTTCAAGGAGTTGATACAGTTGTTAAACGAATTCTTGTTTCGTCAGATATCGACTCCTTCTTTTCCCATAAACAAGGCACATGTCGTTGAGGGAAGGAACAGACTCTGGTTCTGTGTGAACGAGTCtgtttccaacaagaacgTGATGCTTGAGCTTATACTGTCGGAAGGAGAATATGACGAGGAGATTATCTACAAAGCAGTTAATGAGAAGAATGATGAGCAGAGCATGCGGAGCTGGTTGCACGACAATGCAATCAAGGTATAG
- a CDS encoding nuclear export of pre-ribosomes codes for MGKRKNNVKEQEKRKKAKQEKDSLLSTGLFQNNIGEERENDSNVPNDWDNEEQDYELRPRKLKNSGKVVEGLPIKTSEGKIERVVREIEPEEEPEPESEPEPEQEVPEEDEQQKEEEDEDAHLTPTERLNKIKEEVADLASKLIEDPEENISCLTRLRKMSESHNIVTSQLAIMALIPVFKSLAPSYMIRPLTDAEKREKVSREVARLRAYEQSLVSNYTYYIDNLGKMARVSYSNSANNSKITPDQLKKGALATKAACELCLSSLRHFNYRNEVFSIVIRRLNKRPGNPEDLEIFTKSLRVLETLLKEDEENGDITHEVIKLMCKSIRDKKFRVDESVINVFLSLSLLEDYDPNHNRDDMPQKKLKKKDRVHLSKKERKARKERKEIDEEMRRAEQAITVEQREKYQAEVLKMLLMLYLEILKAGSHTLESGRNDATLLMASVLEGLARFGQMANFDLLGDFLEVLREIMGDIIDEHNLGNFDANIDDETGGVYDGKQLRTVLLCIATSFSLMLNHGSTGRLPMTIDLSKFVSSLYLILADLSVDTDLEFSHKTLRLADPLSMEQVAEKPAVNVSTKAELLLRCLDFIFFRSKNGSVARAASFTKRLYLTALQTPEKTSLATLKFIGKLVSRYDESMKGLWNTEERISGEGSYVLGIERDDREIELERSNSGAATLWENVLLDKHYCPLVRDGSRTLMNSSKVSNNNR; via the coding sequence ATgggaaagagaaagaataacGTCAAGGAGCaggagaagagaaagaaggcTAAACAGGAAAAGGACAGTCTTCTTTCTACCGGTTTGTTTCAGAACAatattggtgaagaaagagaaaatgacTCTAATGTTCCTAACGATTGGgataatgaagaacagGACTATGAATTGAGACCCAGAAAGCTCAAGAATTCCGGAAAAGTAGTAGAAGGTTTGCCTATCAAGACATCAGAAGGTAAAATCGAAAGGGTTGTGCGTGAAATAGAGCCCGAAGAAGAACCTGAGCCAGAATCAGAGCCAGAGCctgaacaagaagttccagaagaggACGAACAgcaaaaggaagaagaggatgaagatgcCCATCTCACACCCACAGAACgtttgaacaagatcaaagaagaagtagcaGATTTGGCTTCTAAGCTAATCgaagatccagaagaaaacattTCTTGTCTTACTCGTTTGAGAAAGATGTCAGAATCGCACAATATTGTCACATCACAGTTGGCAATCATGGCACTTATCCCCGTATTCAAGTCCTTGGCTCCATCTTATATGATAAGGCCGTTGACCGATGCcgaaaagagagaaaaagTCAGCAGGGAAGTAGCTCGCTTGAGAGCCTATGAACAGTCGTTGGTTTCCAACTATACTTACTATATCGACAACTTGGGCAAAATGGCTCGAGTTTCGTACCTGAACTCTGCTAACAACCTGAAGATCACTCCAGACCAGCTCAAAAAGGGGGCCTTGGCCACAAAGGCGGCCTGTGAATTGTGTTTGTCGTCATTGCGTCACTTCAATTACAGAAATGAAGTATTTTCTATTGTTATCAGGAGGTTGAACAAGAGACCTGGTAATCCAGAGGATCTTGAGATCTTCACGAAGTCGCTCAGAGTGTTGGAgactttgttgaaagaggatgaagaaaatgggGATATCACGCACGAAgtgatcaagttgatgtgCAAGTCCATcagagacaagaagttcagaGTGGACGAATCTGTGATTAACgtctttctttccttgTCTTTATTGGAAGACTACGACCCCAATCACAATAGGGATGATATGCctcagaagaagttgaagaagaaggacaGAGTTCATTTGtcgaagaaagaaagaaaagcCAGAAAGGAAAGGAAGGAaatagatgaagaaatgagGAGAGCTGAACAAGCCATAACAGTTGAACAGCGTGAAAAGTACCAAGCGGAAGTGTTGAAAATGCTCTTGATGTTGTATTTGGAGATTTTGAAGGCTGGAAGTCATACTTTAGAATCTGGAAGAAACGATGCTACCTTATTGATGGCCTCAGTCTTAGAAGGATTGGCCCGTTTCGGCCAAATGGCTAACTTTGACTTGTTAGgtgacttcttggaagtGTTGAGAGAAATAATGGGTGATATCATAGATGAACACAATCTCGGTAACTTTGATGCCAACATCGACGATGAAACCGGAGGAGTGTACGACGGGAAGCAATTGAGAACCGTGTTGTTGTGTATCGCcacttctttttccttgATGTTAAACCATGGCTCAACCGGTAGATTGCCTATGACCATcgacttgtccaagtttGTGTCGTCTTTATATCTCATTTTGGCCGATTTATCCGTAGATACTGATTTAGAATTCAGTCACAAGACGCTCAGATTGGCCGATCCATTGTCGATGGAACAGGTAGCAGAAAAACCTGCTGTCAATGTCTCCACCAAGGCTGAGTTGCTCTTGCGTTGTCTTgacttcattttcttccGTTCAAAGAATGGATCAGTAGCGAGGGCTGCTTCTTTTACTAAGAGACTTTATCTCACAGCACTCCAGACTCCAGAAAAGACATCACTCGCCACATTGAAGTTTATTGGAAAGTTAGTCAGCAGATACGATGAAAGCATGAAGGGATTGTGGAACACAGAAGAGAGAATCAGTGGAGAGGGAAGCTACGTTCTCGGAATAGAAAGAGATGATCGTGAAATTGAGCTTGAAAGAAGTAATAGTGGAGCTGCCACTTTGTGGGAAAATGTCTTGCTTGACAAGCACTACTGTCCTTTGGTCAGAGATGGGTCGAGAACATTGATGAACAGCAGCAAAGtctccaacaacaacagatAG